From Phalacrocorax carbo chromosome 6, bPhaCar2.1, whole genome shotgun sequence, a single genomic window includes:
- the RWDD3 gene encoding RWD domain-containing protein 3 isoform X2: MRSRGSPLSFSGETHGITFTIQISVKELLDTDVLLKLLFRLPVNYPSILPDISVNSDQLTRAQCMDVKYKLLEQAKKHLSEPMVHDLILWIQQHLKYVVKQSATVCDEKTTLSKGTSTEDGIWMLLLHLDHMRAKAKYVKTVEKWASDLRLTGRLMFMGKIILILLQGDRSNIKEYLILQKTSKVDVDSSGKKCKEKMMSVLCETKVQSQHKRFQTFEVKEFSTLDELQKEFETAGLRALFSEFVPPLLK, encoded by the exons AGACGCATGGAATCACATTTACAATTCAAATCAGCGTGAAAGAACTGCTGGATACAGATGTACTTTTAAAGTTGTTATTTCGTTTACCAGTCAATTATCCATCAATTCTACCAGATATTTCTGTTAACTCAGACCAGCTTACGAGGGCCCAATGTATGGACGTGAAATATAAACTACTTGAGCAAGCAAAGAAGCATCTTTCTGAACCCATGGTACATGATCTGATTCTTTGGATACAGCAGCATCTTAAGTACGTCGTTAAGCAATCAGCAACAGTTTGCGATGAAAAAACTACTTTGTCAAAAGGAACAAGTACAGAGGATGGTATCTGGATGCTCCTTTTGCATTTAGATCACATGAGAGCAAAGGCAAAATACGTCAAAACTGTGGAAAAATGGGCTTCGGATCTAAGGCTGACTGGAAGACTGATGTTCATGGGCAAGATAATATTGATTCTTCTTCAGGGTGACAGGAGCAACATTAAG GAGTACTTGATTCTTCAGAAAACTTCTAAGGTAGATGTGGACTCAAGcggaaagaaatgcaaagagaaaatgatGAGCGTACTGTGTGAGACAAAAGTGCAGTCGCAGCATAAAAG GTTTCAGACGTTTGAAGTCAAAGAATTTTCAACGCTGGATGAGCTACAAAAGGAATTTGAAACTGCAGGACTTAGAGCACTTTTCTCTGAGTTTGTGCCTcctctcttaaaataa